One Brassica napus cultivar Da-Ae chromosome C4, Da-Ae, whole genome shotgun sequence genomic region harbors:
- the LOC106390190 gene encoding uncharacterized acetyltransferase At3g50280, protein MNSSSSVKIVSKCSLKPKTIPEESKQPYYLSPWDYALLSVHYIQKGLLFHKPLYSIYTLLEKLRESLAATLVHFYPLVGRLSPPKAEKPKSYSVFVDCNNSPGAGFIYATSDLCVADIAGPTHVPLFVHSFFDHHRAVNHDGHTMSLLSVQVTELQDGIFLGVSMNHTMGDGTSFWNFFNAWSEIFQAQESNKTESLCLKNPPVLNRYIPQGYGPLYSLPYSHPDEFIRRYKSPLLKERIFCFSSETTRVLKGKVNQMCGTTSISSLQSLTAFIWRCITRARRLPLEQETSCRLAADNRGRMYPPLPRDYFGNCISALRTAAKAGELLENDLGWAALKLHQVVAEQTSEKVSQMIDHWLKSPFMYQTDRLFEPMSVMMGSSPRFNKYGCEFGMGKALTLRSGYAHKFDGKVSAYPGREGGGSIDLEVCLAPEFMKALESDEDFMSLVSI, encoded by the exons ATGAATTCTTCTTCATCAGTAAAAATCGTCTCAAAATGCTCCTTGAAACCCAAAACAATCCCAGAAGAATCAAAGCAACCATACTATTTGTCCCCATGGGACTACGCATTGCTCTCAGTTCACTACATCCAAAAGGGTCTCCTCTTTCACAAGCCTCTTTACTCTATTTATACTCTGCTTGAGAAGCTGAGAGAATCTCTAGCCGCCACGCTCGTCCATTTCTACCCTCTAGTTGGTCGCCTCTCACCTCCAAAAGCCGAAAAACCCAAATCATATTCAGTTTTTGTCGATTGTAACAACAGCCCTGGTGCTGGCTTCATATATGCGACCTCAGATTTATGTGTAGCAGACATTGCTGGCCCCACACATGTTCCATTGTTTGTTCATTCTTTCTTTGACCACCACAGAGCTGTGAATCATGATGGACACACCATGAGTCTCTTATCAGTCCAG GTGACAGAATTACAAGATGGAATTTTCTTAGGAGTGTCGATGAACCACACGATGGGAGATGGAACTTCGTTTTGGAACTTCTTTAATGCTTGGTCCGAGATCTTCCAAGCACAAGAAAGCAACAAAACTGAATCCTTGTGTCTTAAGAATCCACCGGTCTTAAACCGCTATATCCCTCAAGGATATGGTCCCCTCTACAGCCTTCCCTATAGCCATCCTGATGAATTTATCAGACGTTACAAATCTCCACTTCTAAAGGAGAGAATATTCTGTTTTTCATCAGAAACAACAAGAGTCCTTAAAGGCAAAGTTAACCAAATGTGCGGAACAACCTCAATCTCATCGCTCCAATCGCTAACCGCGTTTATATGGAGATGCATAACTAGGGCACGAAGATTACCCCTTGAACAAGAAACAAGTTGTAGACTTGCTGCTGACAACAGAGGAAGGATGTATCCACCACTTCCCAGGGATTACTTTGGAAATTGCATCTCTGCTTTGAGAACAGCTGCAAAAGCCGGTGAGCTGTTGGAGAATGATCTTGGATGGGCTGCTTTGAAATTGCATCAAGTGGTAGCAGAACAGACTAGTGAAAAGGTATCTCAGATGATTGATCACTGGTTGAAGTCTCCTTTCATGTACCAAACTGATCGGCTTTTTGAACCGATGAGCGTTATGATGGGAAGCTCACCGAGGTTCAACAAATATGGTTGTGAATTTGGGATGGGAAAAGCATTGACGCTTAGAAGTGGTTACGCGCATAAGTTTGATGGGAAAGTATCAGCTTACCCgggaagagaaggaggaggaagcatagaTTTAGAGGTATGTCTTGCTCCAGAGTTTATGAAAGCTTTGGAATCAGATGAAGATTTCATGTCTCTTGTTTCTATTTGA